The genomic window CTGATTCTTTGGGCAACAATGATTTTGGTAATATTACCAGCTTTTTCTTTTAAGCTTTGGCGCAATTTTGCATCTGTTTCATAATCCAATGCAGAAAATGAATCATCAAATAATAAAATTTCCGGTCTACGTGCGACAGCCCTGGCAATTCCCAATCTTTGTTTCTGACCTCCAGAAAAATTATCGCCATTTTGAGCAACCGGTGCGTCTAATTGTTTATCCTTATCCATCACAAAATCTTTAGATTGAGCTATATCCAATGCTTGATAAATTTCTTCATCCGTTAGGGCTTTTCGATTTTTCTTGGTACCAAAATCAATATTAGATCTAATTGTTCCACTAAAAAGAACAGCACTTTGTGGCACGTACCCAATTTTATCGTTCAAATCTTTTTCAGTGTATTTTCTAATATCTCTGCCATCGATCTTAATTGACCCACTCGTCGCATCATACAAACGGGATATTAACTGTAGTGCTGTACTTTTACCACTCCCAGTCGATCCAATAAAAGCAATTGTCTGACCTTTATTAGCGGTAAAACTCATATCTTTTAGAGCACTAGATTCTGCTCCTTGGTACTTAAAACCAACGTTATCAAACTCAATCTTTCCTGATTCTTCTGTATTATCTTCTGAACCGGATTGTTCTGGATATTGAATAGAAGGCTTTACATCTAACACTTCATTCAAACGGTTTGCCGATACACTGACTCTTGGTAACAAAACAAAGATTATCGACAATAACAAAAATCCCATGATAACTTGCATTGCGTATGAAGAAAAGACAATCATATTACCAAACAATACTAGCTTTTGTGTTTGAGCAGCTGCCTCAATGACTACCGCTCCAATTGCATAAACTGATAAAGTCAAGGCACTGGAAATGAAGGTCATTCCGGGGTTCATTAATGATAAGACTCGATAAGCAAATAAATTTGTTTTGGTTAAATTGTTATTTGCCTCATCGAATTTTTCATTTTGATAATCTTCGGCGTTGTACGCATGGACAACTTTAATACCATTTAGATTCTCACGCGTAATTGAATTTAGTCGATCAGTTAATCCCTGAACTACCTTAAATTTAGG from Companilactobacillus sp. includes these protein-coding regions:
- a CDS encoding ABC transporter ATP-binding protein, producing MLKLLKRLNKREYGMILVSVIFIALQVWLELKIPDYMSVLTQQLETKGTTVSQILSPGMTMLLLSILSVVASVIVGYFVAKIAAGFTARLRKDTFNQVMDFSQEDLKKFSIPSLLTRSTNDITQVQTFVAMGLQAIIKAPITAIWAITKIANKGWQWTTATGIAVLLLVLMLTFILLMVQPKFKVVQGLTDRLNSITRENLNGIKVVHAYNAEDYQNEKFDEANNNLTKTNLFAYRVLSLMNPGMTFISSALTLSVYAIGAVVIEAAAQTQKLVLFGNMIVFSSYAMQVIMGFLLLSIIFVLLPRVSVSANRLNEVLDVKPSIQYPEQSGSEDNTEESGKIEFDNVGFKYQGAESSALKDMSFTANKGQTIAFIGSTGSGKSTALQLISRLYDATSGSIKIDGRDIRKYTEKDLNDKIGYVPQSAVLFSGTIRSNIDFGTKKNRKALTDEEIYQALDIAQSKDFVMDKDKQLDAPVAQNGDNFSGGQKQRLGIARAVARRPEILLFDDSFSALDYETDAKLRQSLKEKAGNITKIIVAQRISTVMDADQIIVLDNGEVVGQGTHQELLKDNHVYQEIAYSQLSKEELANGK